One region of Qipengyuania sp. SS22 genomic DNA includes:
- a CDS encoding MaoC family dehydratase, producing MAGRYFDEWQVGDTLTHEIRRTVTETDNLLFTTMTHNPQPLHLDAEAAKASEFGQILVNGTFTFSLMVGLSVGDTTLGTLVANLGYDKLVMPKPVFIGDTLHATSEVIGLRESKSRPDAGIVTFLHEAVNQRGEVVCRCERSALLNKRPA from the coding sequence ATGGCGGGCCGGTATTTCGACGAATGGCAGGTCGGCGATACGTTGACCCACGAGATCCGCCGGACCGTGACCGAGACGGACAATCTGCTCTTCACCACCATGACGCACAATCCGCAGCCGCTCCATCTCGACGCGGAAGCGGCCAAGGCGAGCGAGTTCGGGCAGATTCTCGTCAACGGGACTTTCACCTTCTCGCTGATGGTGGGGCTCAGTGTCGGTGACACCACGCTGGGTACCCTTGTGGCCAACCTCGGTTACGACAAGCTGGTCATGCCCAAACCCGTCTTTATCGGTGATACGCTGCATGCCACCAGCGAGGTAATCGGCCTGCGCGAAAGCAAGTCGCGTCCCGATGCAGGCATCGTCACTTTCCTCCACGAAGCCGTGAACCAGCGCGGCGAGGTGGTGTGCCGCTGCGAACGCTCGGCGCTGCTCAACAAGCGACCCGCCTGA
- a CDS encoding aldehyde dehydrogenase family protein encodes MRECTQFYIDGQWVDPVDENTVAVENPATEKTIGHISFGSAADVDKAVAAARRAFDSWSQTSKEERLRVMRAIQAEIEARKEDLARAVSDEMGAPMSLASGPHVGLLAGHCQKAIEILEGFAFERQDGPTLHVWEPVGVVGMITPWNWPLNQIACKVFPALATGNTMLLKPSEIAPFNAHIFAEIMHAAGVPAGVFNLINGDGPGVGEAISGHPDIDMVSFTGSTRAGIAIAKNAADTVKRVAQELGGKSPNIVLDDSAFTQSVAKGTAAMMGNSGQTCTAPSRMLVPHARMEEAKAAAKEAAEGVIPGDPKGNAAIGPVVSRAQWDKIQGLIEKGVEEGATLVAGGPGKPEGLETGHYVKPTVFADVTNDMTIAREEIFGPVLCILGYEDYDDAIRIANDTEYGLASAITGEDIELARSLAKRIRAGRVAINGGYDLNAAFGGYKKSGNGREWGEWGFHDFLEVKAVMGHG; translated from the coding sequence ATGCGCGAATGCACCCAGTTCTATATCGACGGCCAGTGGGTCGACCCGGTCGACGAAAACACCGTTGCGGTGGAGAACCCCGCTACCGAGAAGACCATCGGCCATATCAGCTTCGGCAGCGCCGCCGATGTCGACAAGGCGGTGGCTGCCGCGCGGCGCGCGTTCGATAGCTGGTCGCAGACCTCGAAGGAGGAACGCCTGCGCGTCATGCGCGCGATCCAGGCCGAGATCGAGGCCCGCAAGGAAGATCTCGCGCGCGCGGTCAGCGATGAAATGGGCGCGCCGATGAGCCTCGCCAGCGGGCCGCATGTCGGCCTGCTTGCGGGCCATTGCCAGAAGGCGATCGAGATCCTCGAAGGCTTCGCGTTCGAGCGGCAGGATGGGCCGACGCTGCATGTGTGGGAGCCGGTCGGCGTGGTCGGCATGATCACCCCGTGGAACTGGCCGCTCAACCAGATCGCCTGCAAGGTCTTCCCCGCGCTGGCGACGGGCAACACCATGCTGCTCAAGCCCAGCGAGATCGCGCCCTTCAACGCCCATATCTTCGCCGAGATCATGCATGCGGCAGGTGTTCCCGCGGGCGTCTTCAACCTGATCAATGGCGACGGGCCGGGCGTGGGCGAAGCGATCAGCGGGCATCCCGATATCGATATGGTCAGCTTCACCGGCTCGACCCGCGCAGGCATCGCGATCGCCAAGAACGCCGCCGATACCGTCAAGCGCGTCGCGCAGGAACTGGGCGGCAAGAGCCCCAATATCGTGCTCGACGATTCCGCTTTCACCCAGTCGGTCGCCAAGGGCACGGCCGCGATGATGGGCAATTCGGGCCAGACCTGCACCGCGCCCAGCCGCATGCTGGTGCCGCACGCGCGGATGGAAGAGGCGAAGGCCGCAGCCAAGGAAGCCGCTGAGGGCGTCATCCCCGGCGATCCGAAGGGCAATGCCGCGATCGGCCCAGTGGTCAGCCGCGCGCAGTGGGACAAGATTCAGGGCCTGATCGAGAAGGGCGTCGAGGAAGGCGCGACGCTGGTTGCGGGCGGCCCCGGCAAGCCGGAGGGGCTGGAGACCGGCCACTACGTCAAGCCGACCGTCTTCGCCGATGTCACCAACGACATGACCATCGCGCGCGAGGAAATCTTCGGCCCCGTGCTGTGCATCCTCGGCTACGAGGATTACGACGACGCGATCCGCATCGCCAACGACACCGAATACGGCCTCGCCAGCGCGATCACCGGCGAGGACATCGAACTCGCCCGCAGCCTTGCCAAGCGCATTCGCGCGGGCCGCGTGGCGATCAACGGCGGCTACGATCTCAACGCCGCCTTCGGGGGCTATAAGAAGTCGGGCAATGGCCGCGAATGGGGCGAATGGGGCTTCCACGACTTTCTCGAAGTCAAAGCCGTGATGGGGCACGGCTGA
- a CDS encoding exopolysaccharide biosynthesis protein: MALVQHEPTSMGEVLGELDELASTHDEVCVADVLDDFGERSFGPFIMLPALLEITPIGGIPGLPTALALFIALIAIQLLVGRDHVWMPRFVQQRSVGSKKLHKSVRKLRGLASFLDHHSEGRLEGLTQGAAIRLVAAAVILLCCTVPPLEFLPFASSVPMLAIAVLGLALTVRDGALVLGALLFTALATALGLAMYFNSSGDGAGLPFL, from the coding sequence ATGGCTCTGGTGCAACACGAACCGACCAGCATGGGCGAAGTGCTCGGCGAACTCGACGAGTTAGCCTCGACACATGACGAGGTCTGCGTCGCCGATGTGCTCGACGACTTCGGCGAACGTAGCTTCGGCCCGTTCATCATGCTCCCCGCGCTGCTCGAGATCACCCCCATCGGCGGCATTCCCGGCCTGCCCACCGCACTGGCGCTATTCATCGCGCTGATCGCAATCCAGCTCCTTGTGGGGCGCGACCATGTATGGATGCCGCGCTTCGTCCAGCAGCGCTCGGTCGGCTCGAAGAAACTGCATAAATCGGTCCGCAAACTGCGCGGGCTGGCCAGTTTCCTCGATCATCATAGCGAAGGACGGCTGGAAGGCCTGACGCAGGGCGCGGCGATCCGGCTGGTCGCCGCGGCGGTGATCCTGCTGTGCTGCACGGTCCCGCCGCTCGAATTCCTGCCTTTCGCCAGTTCGGTTCCGATGCTCGCCATAGCGGTTCTCGGCCTGGCCCTGACCGTACGCGACGGGGCGCTGGTTCTGGGAGCGCTGCTGTTTACCGCTCTCGCCACCGCTCTGGGGCTTGCCATGTATTTCAATTCCTCGGGCGACGGCGCGGGTTTGCCGTTCCTCTAG
- the ftsH gene encoding ATP-dependent zinc metalloprotease FtsH: protein MSDQNSPPEPEGNGPNPWVKSLMIWGGIFLALLMVVSVFGGGSSGGGAQILYSDFRDKVAEGSVASVQISDTSIVGEMKNGEQFSAIPVPNDTTLPQLLEDNGVRYSGAEADSGNLLLYALIQILPFVLILGIAFFALRQVQKGGGAGGAMGFGKSKAKMLTERQGKVTFADVAGIDEAREELEEIVEFLKDPQRFSKLGGQIPKGALLVGSPGTGKTLLARAIAGEAGVPFFTISGSDFVEMFVGVGASRVRDMFEQAKKNAPCILFIDEIDAVGRSRGHGLGNSNDEREQTLNQLLVEMDGFEANEGIIIIAATNRPDVLDPALLRPGRFDRQVVVPVPDIEGREKILAVHMKKVPLAPDVNPRTIARGTPGFSGADLANLVNEAALLAARRNKRLVAMQEFEDAKDKVMMGAERRSMVMTEDEKQMTAYHEAGHALVSLNEPASDPIHKATIIPRGRALGMVMRLPERDNYSYHRDKMHANLAVAMGGRVAEEIIFGHDKVSSGASGDIQYATDLARNMVTKWGMSDKLGPLQYEASQEGYLGMGQTARTMSGAETNKLIDAEIKRLVEEGLTRAKDVLTEQEDKLHLLAQAMLEYETLTGDEIDQLMKDGKIDRPDEPKGPIAVKPVAGIAVPKAGRNKLGGGPAPQGA, encoded by the coding sequence ATGAGCGACCAGAATTCCCCGCCCGAGCCTGAGGGCAACGGCCCGAACCCCTGGGTGAAGAGCCTGATGATCTGGGGCGGCATCTTTCTCGCCCTGCTGATGGTCGTTTCGGTCTTCGGCGGCGGGTCGAGCGGCGGTGGCGCGCAGATCCTCTATTCGGACTTCCGCGACAAGGTTGCTGAAGGTTCGGTTGCCAGCGTGCAGATTTCCGACACCTCGATCGTCGGCGAGATGAAGAATGGCGAGCAGTTCTCGGCCATTCCCGTCCCCAACGACACCACGCTGCCGCAGCTGCTCGAAGACAATGGCGTGCGCTATTCGGGGGCCGAGGCCGATAGCGGCAATCTCCTGCTTTACGCGCTGATCCAGATCCTGCCGTTCGTGTTGATCCTGGGCATCGCCTTCTTCGCCCTGCGCCAGGTTCAGAAGGGCGGCGGTGCCGGCGGCGCGATGGGCTTTGGCAAGTCCAAGGCCAAGATGCTCACCGAACGGCAGGGCAAGGTAACCTTCGCCGATGTCGCCGGGATCGACGAAGCCCGCGAGGAGCTCGAGGAAATCGTCGAATTCCTCAAGGATCCGCAGCGCTTCTCCAAGCTTGGCGGCCAGATCCCCAAGGGCGCGCTGCTGGTCGGCTCGCCCGGTACCGGTAAAACGCTGTTGGCGCGCGCAATCGCGGGTGAGGCGGGCGTGCCTTTCTTCACCATTTCGGGTTCGGACTTCGTCGAAATGTTCGTCGGCGTCGGTGCCAGCCGCGTGCGCGACATGTTCGAACAGGCGAAGAAGAACGCGCCGTGCATCCTGTTCATCGACGAAATCGATGCAGTCGGTCGCAGCCGTGGCCACGGCCTCGGCAATTCGAACGATGAACGCGAACAGACGCTCAACCAGCTGCTGGTCGAGATGGATGGCTTCGAAGCCAATGAAGGCATCATCATCATCGCGGCGACCAATCGTCCCGATGTCCTCGACCCAGCGCTGCTGCGTCCGGGCCGGTTCGACCGCCAGGTCGTGGTGCCCGTGCCCGACATCGAGGGCCGCGAGAAGATCCTTGCCGTCCATATGAAGAAAGTGCCGCTGGCACCCGATGTGAACCCGCGCACCATTGCCCGCGGTACGCCGGGCTTCTCGGGTGCCGATCTCGCCAATCTCGTTAACGAGGCGGCGCTGCTTGCTGCGCGGCGCAACAAGCGCCTTGTCGCGATGCAGGAATTCGAGGACGCTAAGGACAAGGTCATGATGGGCGCCGAACGGCGTTCGATGGTCATGACCGAGGACGAAAAGCAGATGACCGCCTATCACGAGGCCGGTCACGCGCTGGTCAGCCTCAATGAACCCGCGTCGGACCCGATCCACAAGGCGACGATCATCCCGCGCGGCCGGGCATTGGGCATGGTCATGCGCCTGCCCGAACGCGATAATTACTCCTACCACCGCGACAAGATGCATGCGAACCTCGCGGTTGCCATGGGTGGCCGTGTCGCCGAGGAAATCATCTTCGGCCACGACAAGGTGTCGAGCGGGGCGTCGGGCGACATCCAATATGCCACCGATCTTGCGCGCAACATGGTCACCAAATGGGGCATGAGCGACAAGCTTGGGCCGCTGCAGTACGAGGCCAGCCAGGAAGGCTATCTCGGCATGGGCCAGACCGCGCGCACCATGTCGGGCGCGGAGACCAACAAGCTGATCGATGCCGAGATCAAGCGGCTGGTCGAAGAAGGCCTCACGCGCGCCAAGGACGTGCTGACCGAACAGGAGGACAAGCTCCACCTGCTCGCGCAGGCCATGCTCGAATACGAGACGCTGACCGGGGACGAGATCGACCAGCTGATGAAGGACGGCAAGATCGACCGTCCCGACGAGCCCAAGGGCCCGATCGCGGTCAAGCCGGTTGCGGGTATTGCGGTGCCCAAGGCTGGTCGAAACAAGCTTGGCGGAGGACCGGCACCGCAGGGTGCCTGA
- a CDS encoding DUF3667 domain-containing protein: MSDIVEGLGTAAEGGMFAKVVSGDTGKATPLEKGHFAEGACLNCGTALIGDHCHACGQQAHLHRTLSAFMHDLLHGALHFDGKTWRTLPLLIAKPGELTRRYIDGERKRFVSPMALFLFSIFLMFAVFQIAGISAPTDIAGDADAQLNELAGEKETALLERREVLSDRIDDPGISETRRDRARDSLTDVERQLDALVLARKELPFLVDTTDRQPATAAPSGIATAAAADTPATDATGVVTGDEANLRELEEWETGLEQISWVEAAVKKWRMNPGLMLYKLQTNFYKFSWLLIPLSIPFVWVLFAWKRRFRAYDHAIFVTYSLSFMTLLILGVVLAGLAGAAAETVALVSVFVPPIHIYKHLRGAYSLSRFSAFWRLSVLSVAIVVILGLFTALLALLGLY, translated from the coding sequence ATGAGCGATATCGTTGAGGGGCTGGGAACGGCGGCCGAAGGCGGCATGTTTGCCAAGGTGGTATCTGGCGACACGGGGAAGGCGACCCCGCTCGAAAAAGGGCATTTTGCCGAAGGGGCCTGCCTCAACTGCGGCACCGCTCTGATCGGCGACCACTGTCATGCGTGCGGCCAGCAAGCGCATTTGCACCGTACGCTGAGCGCGTTTATGCACGACTTGCTGCACGGCGCGCTCCACTTCGATGGCAAAACCTGGCGCACGCTGCCGCTGCTAATAGCCAAGCCGGGCGAGCTGACCCGCCGCTACATAGACGGCGAACGCAAGCGCTTCGTCAGTCCGATGGCCTTGTTTCTGTTCTCGATCTTCCTGATGTTCGCGGTGTTTCAGATCGCCGGGATCAGCGCGCCGACCGATATTGCCGGCGATGCCGACGCGCAGCTCAACGAACTGGCCGGCGAAAAGGAAACCGCGCTGCTCGAGCGCCGCGAGGTGCTGTCCGACCGCATCGACGATCCAGGAATCAGCGAAACCCGGCGTGACCGTGCACGCGATTCGCTCACCGATGTCGAACGCCAGCTGGATGCACTGGTGCTGGCCCGCAAGGAACTGCCCTTCCTTGTCGATACAACGGATCGACAACCCGCGACTGCGGCGCCCAGCGGCATCGCTACCGCCGCCGCAGCGGACACCCCGGCTACCGACGCAACAGGGGTGGTGACTGGCGATGAAGCCAACCTGCGCGAGCTGGAGGAGTGGGAAACGGGCCTCGAGCAGATTTCGTGGGTCGAGGCAGCGGTCAAGAAGTGGCGCATGAACCCCGGGCTCATGCTCTACAAACTACAGACGAATTTTTACAAGTTCAGCTGGCTGTTGATCCCGCTGTCCATCCCGTTCGTGTGGGTCTTGTTCGCCTGGAAACGCCGGTTCAGGGCCTATGACCATGCGATCTTCGTGACCTATTCGCTCAGCTTCATGACACTGCTGATCCTGGGCGTCGTGTTGGCGGGACTGGCGGGCGCCGCAGCGGAAACGGTGGCGCTGGTGTCGGTCTTCGTGCCGCCGATCCACATCTACAAGCACCTGCGCGGCGCTTACAGCCTGTCGCGGTTCTCGGCCTTCTGGCGGCTTTCGGTGCTCTCCGTGGCAATCGTGGTGATCCTCGGCCTGTTCACTGCGCTTCTGGCGCTACTCGGGCTCTACTGA
- a CDS encoding acyl-CoA dehydrogenase family protein, translating to MGDGHLSETFPEIREAVRRLCARFPGEYWQKLDRERAYPSEFVSALTEAGFLSVLIPEEYGGSGLGLEAACAVLEEIHRSGSNGGACHAQMYTMGTLLKHGSDKQKSEYLPKIASGELRLQAFGVTEPGAGTDTTRISTFAKRDGDDYVVNGQKIWISRAEHSDLMVLLCRTTPREECAKPSDGMSVLLVDMREAVGNGLTIRPVRTMLNHATTELFFDDLRVPASALIGEEGKGFRYILSGMNAERILIASECIGDGRFFIDRAAAYAKDRSVFGRAIGENQGVQFPIARAYVQLSAAAEMVTKAARMFDAGETGGTEANMSKMLASEASWFAADMCIQTHGGFGFAEEYDIERKFRETRLYQVAPISTNLILSHVATHVLDLPKSF from the coding sequence ATGGGAGACGGACATTTGAGTGAGACCTTTCCGGAAATCCGCGAAGCGGTGCGGCGGTTGTGCGCGCGGTTCCCCGGTGAATACTGGCAGAAGCTCGACCGCGAGCGCGCCTATCCGAGCGAATTCGTCAGCGCGCTGACCGAGGCCGGCTTCCTGTCGGTGCTGATTCCCGAGGAATATGGCGGCTCGGGCCTCGGGCTCGAGGCGGCGTGCGCGGTGCTCGAGGAAATCCACCGTTCGGGATCGAACGGCGGTGCCTGCCATGCGCAGATGTACACCATGGGCACGCTGCTCAAGCATGGCTCGGACAAGCAGAAGAGCGAATACCTGCCCAAGATCGCCAGCGGCGAATTGCGGCTGCAGGCCTTCGGGGTGACCGAGCCGGGGGCGGGCACCGACACGACGCGGATCAGCACCTTCGCCAAGCGCGATGGCGACGATTACGTGGTCAACGGCCAGAAGATCTGGATCAGCCGTGCGGAGCATTCGGACCTGATGGTGCTGTTGTGCCGCACCACTCCGCGCGAGGAATGCGCCAAGCCGTCCGACGGGATGAGCGTGCTGCTGGTCGACATGCGCGAGGCGGTGGGCAACGGGCTGACGATCCGCCCGGTGCGCACCATGCTCAACCATGCCACCACCGAACTGTTCTTCGACGATTTACGGGTGCCGGCCAGCGCGCTGATCGGCGAGGAGGGCAAGGGTTTCCGCTACATCCTGTCGGGCATGAATGCCGAACGCATCCTGATCGCCAGCGAATGCATCGGCGACGGGCGCTTCTTCATCGACCGCGCGGCTGCCTATGCGAAAGACCGCAGCGTGTTCGGCCGCGCTATCGGCGAGAACCAGGGTGTCCAATTCCCCATTGCGCGCGCTTATGTCCAACTATCCGCAGCCGCCGAAATGGTCACTAAGGCCGCGCGCATGTTCGATGCCGGCGAAACCGGCGGGACCGAAGCGAACATGTCGAAGATGCTGGCGAGCGAGGCCAGCTGGTTCGCCGCCGATATGTGCATCCAGACGCACGGCGGGTTCGGCTTTGCCGAGGAATACGACATCGAGCGCAAGTTCCGCGAGACGCGGCTCTACCAGGTCGCGCCGATCAGCACCAATCTGATCCTGAGCCATGTCGCCACGCATGTCCTGGACCTTCCCAAGAGTTTCTAG
- the rpoZ gene encoding DNA-directed RNA polymerase subunit omega, with amino-acid sequence MARVTVEDCVDKVPNRFDLVLLAAQRAREISGGAELTVDRDRDKNPVVALREIAEQTIKPKELHEAAVTNLQKILPDDDDEMDEVGSLSQSAEALRITASAPTRSTSIGADYDG; translated from the coding sequence ATGGCGCGCGTTACCGTCGAAGACTGCGTAGACAAGGTCCCCAACCGTTTCGATCTCGTCCTGCTGGCTGCCCAGCGGGCGCGCGAGATTTCGGGTGGTGCGGAGCTGACTGTCGATCGCGATCGCGACAAGAACCCGGTCGTCGCGCTGCGCGAGATCGCCGAACAGACGATCAAGCCCAAGGAACTGCACGAAGCTGCGGTTACCAATCTGCAGAAGATTCTGCCCGACGACGATGACGAGATGGATGAAGTCGGCTCGCTCAGCCAGTCGGCCGAAGCGCTGCGGATCACCGCCTCCGCGCCGACACGCTCGACCTCGATCGGCGCCGATTACGACGGCTAA
- a CDS encoding CaiB/BaiF CoA transferase family protein, whose product MSSNGPLTGLKVVEFQGIGPGPHVCMMLADMGAEVVRIERAGHQPMNPVVERARHRAAVDLKSDEGKAFVKQALAHADVLVEGFRPGVMERLGLGPQDMLAANPRLVYARMTGWGQEGPLAQAAGHDLNYIAITGALDAIGKRGELPVPPQNLVGDFGGGSMYCAMGVLAALFERERSGKGQVVDAAIVDGVTSLMSFFYGQPHSALRTVDRGAGLLGGAAHFYRCYTCKDGKEISVGAIEPQFYAELLQRADAPSHLREAQMNPANWDSYAEDLAALFVTKTQDEWCALLEGTDACFSPVVPLDHAKDHPHMKAREAFVEKDGRWHTAPAPRFDRTPNTIRDSAQDGEEVVARWRQES is encoded by the coding sequence ATGTCGAGCAACGGTCCGCTGACCGGCCTCAAGGTCGTTGAATTCCAGGGTATCGGTCCGGGGCCGCACGTCTGCATGATGCTGGCCGACATGGGTGCCGAAGTGGTGCGTATCGAGCGCGCAGGCCACCAGCCAATGAACCCGGTGGTCGAGCGCGCGCGTCACCGCGCGGCGGTCGATCTCAAGAGCGATGAGGGCAAGGCGTTCGTCAAGCAGGCCTTGGCGCATGCCGATGTGCTGGTCGAAGGGTTCCGCCCCGGCGTGATGGAACGGCTCGGGCTGGGCCCACAGGACATGCTCGCGGCCAATCCGCGGCTGGTCTATGCGCGGATGACCGGCTGGGGGCAGGAGGGCCCGCTGGCGCAGGCCGCAGGCCACGATCTCAACTATATCGCCATCACCGGAGCGCTCGACGCGATCGGCAAGCGCGGCGAACTGCCCGTGCCGCCGCAGAACCTCGTCGGTGATTTCGGTGGTGGGTCGATGTATTGCGCGATGGGCGTGCTCGCAGCGTTGTTCGAACGCGAACGCAGCGGCAAGGGGCAGGTAGTCGATGCCGCGATTGTCGATGGCGTGACCAGCCTGATGAGCTTCTTCTACGGTCAGCCGCACAGCGCGCTGCGCACGGTGGATCGCGGCGCTGGCCTGCTGGGCGGGGCGGCGCATTTCTATCGCTGCTATACCTGCAAGGACGGGAAAGAGATCAGCGTCGGCGCGATCGAACCGCAATTTTATGCCGAGCTGCTCCAGCGTGCCGATGCGCCCTCGCATTTGCGCGAGGCCCAGATGAACCCGGCGAATTGGGATAGCTATGCCGAGGATCTGGCGGCGCTGTTCGTGACGAAGACGCAGGACGAATGGTGCGCATTGCTCGAAGGAACCGACGCCTGCTTCTCGCCCGTCGTCCCGCTCGACCATGCCAAGGACCATCCGCACATGAAGGCGCGCGAGGCTTTCGTCGAAAAGGACGGGCGCTGGCATACTGCGCCCGCGCCGCGGTTCGACCGCACGCCGAACACGATCCGCGACAGCGCGCAGGATGGCGAAGAGGTGGTGGCGCGCTGGCGTCAGGAGAGCTAG